The following coding sequences are from one Humulus lupulus chromosome X, drHumLupu1.1, whole genome shotgun sequence window:
- the LOC133806044 gene encoding protein FAR1-RELATED SEQUENCE 5-like — protein MGDEGPWICKEFQPLHNHDKATLDELRFLRSNRSVSESLVTQLRDIYNKVAHVKRKEKRCTNSDGALGYLDCLSKRDPNFFIQYQCDVDNRLGNLFWADGYSRRDFIAFGEVIGFDTTYMTNKYNKALTIILGVNHHFKTCIFGMALLNYEDEQTYFWLLDKFIECHNVTPKVVVIDGDGAIKNAVLKYFPNATHRLCVWHLCTNALKFSKDPRFLQGFQDVMYNYYTIEEFIQKWEELIHNFDLHSSQWCTNTYHSRRSWAETYLRGKFVTGMLTNQRCESMNSSIKKFLHASYNLREFVTSIDVAMTKLRHVEREDDYNSRHSSPPIPGPKNALKMYHE, from the exons ATGGGCGATGAGGGTCCGTGGATTTGCAAGGAATTCCAACCTCTGCACAACCATGACAAGGCAACATTAGATGAGTTGCGATTTCTGAGATCAAACCGTTCCGTGTCAGAATCCCTAGTTACTCAA CTACGAGACATTTACAACAAGGTCGCCCATgtcaaaagaaaagagaaaagatgTACAAATTCAGATGGTGCTTTGGGATATTTGGATTGTCTGTCAAAGAGGGATCCAAATTTCTTCATTCAATATCAATGTGACGTGGACAACAGATTGGGGAACTTATTCTGGGCGGACGGATATTCTCGACGAGATTTCATCGCATTCGGTGAGGTTATTGGATTTGACACAACATATATgacaaacaaatataataaagCCCTGACAATTATTTTGGGCGTCAATCATCATTTCAAGACCTGCATATTTGGAATGGCACTGCTTAACTACGAGGATGAGCAAACTTACTTTTGGTTGCTTGACAAATTTATTGAATGCCACAATGTAACACCAAAGGTTGTGGTGATAGATGGAGATGGAGCTATCAAAAATGCTGTCTTGAAGTACTTCCCAAATGCAACTCATCGGTTGTGTGTGTGGCACCTGTGTACCAACgctttaaaattttcaaaagacCCCCGATTCTTACAAGGATTTCAAGATGTCATGTACAACTATTACACAATAGAGGAATTCATACAAAAATGGGAGGAATTAATACACAATTTTGACCTCCATTCTAGCCAATGGTGCACCAACACTTATCACAGTCGTCGTTCATGGGCAGAGACATACCTAAGAGGGAAATTTGTCACCGGAATGCTGACCAACCAAAGATGTGAGTCCATGAattcaagtattaaaaaattcCTACATGCAAGTTATAATCTCCGTGAATTCGTTACCTCGATTGACGTTGCTATGACAAAGTTGAGGCACGTCGAGAGAGAAGATGATTACAATAGTCGACACAGTAGTCCTCCAATACCaggtcccaaaaatgctcttaagaTGTACCATGAGTAG